The sequence GAGTTTTTCAGCCATATCGGGGGGGTAAACTGTAGGAAATTTCTTGTGCATAAAATTTGTGTATTTAATACGCATGGGCAATATAGGGCTGGAAGAACTTAATACCTGATAATTAGCACGTGCCATATCTTGCATAGCGTCAGCTTCTATTTTTCTCAACTGGGTAAATTCAGGTAGGGTTTTTTCAAAATCGTCATGATTTTTTTCTAATAGCTGAGAAAATATTTGGGCATCTTCAAGTGCCATATTCATTCCCTGTCCCAAAAATGGCGCGGTTGCATGGGCAGAGTCGCCGAGTAGTAATGCATTTTTTTTGTAATGGAACGTACTCGATCTAGCATTAATTAAATCGTTACTGGGTTTTTCGAGAAACTGTTTTACCATTTCATTACGGGTATCTGCTGGCATCTCGGGGAGATAGCGCGTAAAAAATTGCAAAACTTCTTCCTTCTTTTGCATGTTCAAACTAATTGCTCCCTTATAAGGCAAGCAGATGCAAAAACTGATGCTACCATCTGGAATGATTGCCGCACGGCCGCCAAACAAGCCTTTTGAATCCATGCCAAAGAAATATAATAATTCCTTGCGAAAGTTTAGCTTCGCGGCATCGGGTATTACTAAAGTTTTGTAACCATGTCTAAAAAATGACTGATGAAATTCAAAGCAACGGATAGCGTTTTGCATAGCCTGACGAACTTTTGAACGAGCACCGTCTGTAGCAATTATTAAGTCGCCAGATATATAATGAAAATCATCGTTTTTATCTTGGGTAGTTATATATTTTTGTTCGAGATTAACATCAATACATTTATGCCCAAAATGATATTTAACACCATTGATTATGCCGTGTTTATTCAGTAACTTCTGAAATGCGGATCTATCTAAAGAAAGCGGCAATAAATTTTCAACTGGAACTAATTTTCTAACTTTAAATTTACCTCCGACAAAAAAAGACATGCCAGATATCGGCTCACCGCACAAATCTAATTCTTCTTTGGGAATACCTGCACCGAGAACTGCTTTA comes from Rivularia sp. PCC 7116 and encodes:
- a CDS encoding NAD(P)/FAD-dependent oxidoreductase is translated as MSKIIIVGGGLAGGLAAIYLARRGHSVHVVEKRSDPQENISSYVDRSSSRGIGVSMTARGIKAVLGAGIPKEELDLCGEPISGMSFFVGGKFKVRKLVPVENLLPLSLDRSAFQKLLNKHGIINGVKYHFGHKCIDVNLEQKYITTQDKNDDFHYISGDLIIATDGARSKVRQAMQNAIRCFEFHQSFFRHGYKTLVIPDAAKLNFRKELLYFFGMDSKGLFGGRAAIIPDGSISFCICLPYKGAISLNMQKKEEVLQFFTRYLPEMPADTRNEMVKQFLEKPSNDLINARSSTFHYKKNALLLGDSAHATAPFLGQGMNMALEDAQIFSQLLEKNHDDFEKTLPEFTQLRKIEADAMQDMARANYQVLSSSSPILPMRIKYTNFMHKKFPTVYPPDMAEKLYFTSMPYSHLQNLQSQQNVWYKLGRMN